Proteins encoded in a region of the Pigmentiphaga litoralis genome:
- the glgX gene encoding glycogen debranching protein GlgX has product MASTLSDKLLPGRAYPLGATWDGLGINFAVFSAHATKIELCVFDPTGRKELSRFTLPECTDEVWHGYLPHAGAGLVYGYRAYGPYEPQNGHRFNPHKLLLDPYARKLVRPLHWTDALAGYRVGHGKADLSFDRRDSAAAMPKAVVIDDAFNWGDDTRPDRPWSDTVIYEAHLKGVSACRQDLRPNERGSFFALADPAFIEHLLRLGVTAIELLPVHAFAQDRFLVQRGLRNYWGYSTMAFFAPEPSYLSKGMLNEMRVAIRRLHAAGIEVFLDVVYNHTAEGNEMGPTLSWRGLDNKSYYRLVPGDERYYVNDTGTGNTLNLAHPRVLQMVMDSLRYWATHFRIDGYRFDLGVTLGREAHGFDPGAGFFDAVRQDPLLSRLKLISEPWDIGPGGYQVGNHPPGWAEWNDKFRDGARRFWRGDSGQRPDLATRLAGSGDLFNRRARRPWASVNFVTAHDGFTLRDVVSYNAKHNDANKEDGRDGTNDNHSCNWGVEGPSDDPAIEAIRQRVARALLATLMCSHGTPMLLGGDEFGRTQNGNNNAYCQDNKTSWFDWGQAHSEEGEAMTAFLARLTAIRHAHPSLRSDRFMVNDQMILPDMAEIAWFDVRGDYVWDEAWNDPECRTLALRRATRGAEGIEATLVLINGSAENVRFVMPAPHFSWRVLVDTADPAKDEWPLENNEVDVSDRSVVVLGCRLVSN; this is encoded by the coding sequence ATGGCCAGTACGCTTTCGGACAAATTGTTGCCGGGGCGTGCTTATCCGCTCGGCGCCACGTGGGACGGACTGGGCATCAACTTTGCCGTCTTTTCCGCCCACGCCACCAAGATCGAACTGTGTGTGTTCGATCCCACCGGCCGCAAGGAGCTGTCCCGCTTCACGCTGCCGGAATGCACCGACGAAGTCTGGCATGGGTATCTGCCCCATGCCGGCGCCGGCCTGGTCTACGGCTATCGGGCCTACGGGCCCTACGAGCCGCAAAACGGCCATCGCTTCAATCCCCACAAGCTTCTGCTCGACCCTTACGCCCGCAAGCTGGTCCGGCCCCTGCACTGGACGGACGCGCTCGCCGGTTACCGGGTCGGTCACGGCAAGGCCGACCTGAGCTTCGACCGCCGTGACAGCGCGGCAGCCATGCCGAAGGCCGTCGTGATCGATGACGCCTTCAACTGGGGCGACGACACGCGTCCGGACCGGCCGTGGTCCGACACCGTCATCTACGAAGCGCATCTGAAGGGCGTGTCTGCCTGCCGGCAAGACCTGCGCCCCAATGAACGCGGCAGCTTCTTTGCGCTGGCCGATCCGGCCTTCATCGAACACCTGTTGCGCCTGGGCGTGACCGCGATCGAACTGTTGCCCGTGCACGCCTTCGCGCAGGATCGTTTCCTGGTTCAGCGGGGTTTGCGCAACTATTGGGGCTACAGCACGATGGCCTTCTTTGCGCCCGAGCCGAGCTATCTGTCCAAGGGCATGCTCAATGAAATGCGGGTGGCGATCCGCCGCCTGCATGCGGCCGGCATCGAAGTCTTTCTGGATGTGGTCTACAACCACACCGCGGAAGGCAACGAGATGGGCCCGACGCTGTCCTGGCGCGGCCTGGATAACAAGAGCTACTACCGCCTGGTGCCGGGCGATGAACGCTACTACGTGAACGACACGGGCACGGGCAACACCTTGAACCTGGCCCATCCGCGCGTGCTGCAGATGGTCATGGACTCACTGCGTTACTGGGCCACGCACTTCCGTATCGATGGTTACCGCTTCGACCTGGGCGTGACCCTGGGACGCGAGGCGCACGGCTTCGATCCGGGCGCGGGCTTTTTCGATGCCGTCAGGCAGGATCCGCTGCTATCCCGCCTCAAGCTGATTTCCGAACCGTGGGACATCGGCCCGGGCGGCTACCAGGTCGGCAACCACCCGCCCGGTTGGGCCGAATGGAACGACAAGTTTCGCGATGGCGCCCGCCGTTTCTGGCGCGGGGATTCCGGCCAGCGGCCCGACCTGGCCACCCGCCTTGCCGGATCGGGCGATCTGTTCAACCGCCGTGCGCGGCGTCCGTGGGCATCCGTCAACTTCGTCACGGCGCATGACGGATTCACGCTGCGTGACGTGGTCAGCTACAACGCCAAGCACAACGACGCCAACAAAGAAGACGGCCGCGACGGCACCAACGATAACCACAGCTGCAATTGGGGCGTCGAAGGACCGAGCGACGATCCCGCCATCGAGGCCATCCGGCAACGCGTGGCACGCGCCTTGCTGGCTACCCTGATGTGTTCACACGGAACGCCCATGCTGTTGGGCGGTGACGAGTTCGGACGCACGCAGAACGGGAACAACAATGCCTACTGCCAGGACAATAAAACGTCCTGGTTCGATTGGGGCCAGGCGCATTCGGAAGAGGGGGAAGCCATGACGGCGTTCCTTGCGCGGCTGACAGCAATCCGGCATGCCCACCCGTCTTTGCGCAGCGACCGCTTCATGGTCAACGACCAGATGATCCTGCCCGATATGGCCGAGATTGCCTGGTTCGACGTCCGGGGTGACTACGTGTGGGACGAAGCCTGGAACGATCCCGAGTGCCGGACGCTCGCGCTGCGACGCGCGACGCGCGGTGCGGAAGGGATCGAGGCGACGCTGGTACTCATCAACGGAAGCGCCGAGAACGTGCGTTTCGTGATGCCGGCGCCGCATTTCAGCTGGCGGGTATTGGTAGACACGGCTGATCCCGCGAAGGACGAGTGGCCCCTCGAGAACAACGAGGTGGACGTGTCGGACCGGAGCGTGGTGGTGCTGGGTTGTCGATTGGTGTCGAATTAA
- the glgB gene encoding 1,4-alpha-glucan branching protein GlgB — protein sequence MTPYEFATDTDHLAGDIDALKVARHRDPFAVLGPHQAEGEHVVRAFYPGAEGVEVVATQSGEAIPLLHVRDGLFAGRVSAVLPQGGPGYHLRIQWPHGVQVTEDPYAFGVLLGDLDLHLIAEGRHSEISDCLGAHVVTHGGVQGVRFAVWAPNAQRVSVIGDFNSWDGRRHPMRLRFSAGVWEIFVPRVTAGARYKFEIVGVDGNLVPHKADPYARQAELAPGTASIVTDPTPFTWTDEAWMAERGARQTAQSPMSVYEVHVGSWLRDEHGESYSWSGLADRLVPYAKDMGFTHLELLPIMEHPFGGSWGYQPLGLFAPTARFGEPHEFARFVDRCHEAGIGVILDWVPAHFPTDAHGMQRFDGTALYEYQDPREGFHQDWNTLIYNLGRNEVRNFVIASGIEWLHRFHVDGLRVDAVASMLYRDYSRKHGEWIPNHLGGRENLEAIAFLRDLNKEVANRCPGAITIAEESTAWPGVTAPVDQGGLGFDFKWNMGWMHDTLHYVETDPLYRQYHHHMMTFGMVYAFSEKFVLPLSHDEVVHGKGSLIGKMPGDRWQKFANLRAYFGFMWSHPGKKLLFMGGELGQQKEWNHDAQLDWDSLSDPLPAGLQKLVRDLNHAHAELPALHERDADPEGFRWLIGDDNGNAVFAFLRSSGDQHVLAVSNMTPVPRGGYRIGVPHGGRWLEVVNSDAAVYGGSGVGNSGAVHAEDIPAHGMPCSVVLTLPPLSTLLLKPEG from the coding sequence ATGACGCCGTATGAGTTCGCAACCGATACCGACCACCTGGCCGGTGACATCGATGCGCTGAAGGTGGCGCGGCACCGCGACCCCTTCGCCGTGCTGGGTCCCCATCAGGCAGAAGGTGAGCACGTGGTGCGCGCCTTCTATCCGGGCGCCGAAGGCGTCGAGGTCGTCGCCACGCAAAGCGGCGAGGCGATTCCGCTGCTGCACGTGCGTGACGGCCTGTTTGCCGGCCGCGTGTCGGCCGTGTTGCCGCAGGGCGGTCCGGGCTATCACCTGCGCATCCAGTGGCCTCATGGCGTGCAGGTCACTGAAGATCCCTACGCCTTTGGCGTGCTGCTGGGCGACCTGGATCTGCATCTGATCGCCGAAGGCCGCCACAGCGAAATCAGTGATTGCCTGGGCGCGCATGTGGTCACCCATGGCGGCGTCCAGGGCGTGCGCTTTGCCGTCTGGGCGCCGAATGCGCAGCGCGTGTCGGTGATCGGCGATTTCAATTCCTGGGATGGCCGCCGCCACCCGATGCGCCTGCGCTTTTCAGCGGGCGTGTGGGAAATCTTTGTGCCGCGCGTGACCGCGGGCGCCCGCTACAAGTTCGAAATCGTGGGCGTGGATGGCAATCTGGTGCCGCACAAGGCCGACCCCTACGCACGTCAGGCCGAACTGGCGCCGGGCACCGCGTCCATCGTGACCGACCCGACCCCGTTCACCTGGACCGACGAGGCATGGATGGCCGAACGCGGCGCGCGCCAGACTGCGCAGTCGCCCATGTCGGTGTACGAAGTGCACGTGGGATCCTGGCTGCGTGACGAACATGGCGAGTCCTACAGCTGGTCGGGCCTGGCCGACCGGCTGGTGCCCTATGCCAAGGACATGGGCTTCACGCACCTTGAACTGCTGCCCATCATGGAGCACCCGTTTGGCGGATCGTGGGGCTATCAGCCGCTGGGCCTGTTCGCGCCCACGGCACGGTTTGGCGAGCCGCATGAATTTGCCCGCTTCGTGGATCGCTGCCACGAAGCCGGCATCGGCGTGATCCTCGACTGGGTCCCGGCGCACTTTCCGACCGACGCGCATGGCATGCAGCGCTTCGACGGCACGGCGCTGTACGAATACCAGGATCCCCGCGAAGGCTTCCATCAGGACTGGAACACCCTGATCTACAACCTGGGCCGCAACGAAGTGCGCAACTTCGTGATCGCCAGCGGGATCGAGTGGCTGCATCGTTTCCACGTGGACGGGCTGCGGGTGGATGCGGTCGCGTCCATGCTGTATCGCGACTACAGCCGCAAGCACGGTGAGTGGATACCGAATCACCTGGGTGGCCGCGAAAACCTTGAAGCGATCGCCTTCCTGCGTGATCTCAACAAGGAAGTCGCCAACCGGTGCCCGGGCGCCATCACCATTGCCGAAGAATCGACGGCGTGGCCTGGCGTGACCGCGCCGGTGGACCAGGGCGGCCTGGGCTTCGACTTCAAGTGGAACATGGGCTGGATGCATGACACCCTCCACTATGTCGAAACCGATCCGCTCTACCGGCAGTATCACCATCACATGATGACGTTCGGGATGGTCTATGCCTTTTCCGAAAAGTTTGTCTTGCCGCTGTCGCATGACGAAGTGGTGCACGGCAAGGGATCGTTGATCGGCAAGATGCCGGGCGATCGCTGGCAGAAGTTCGCGAACCTGCGGGCCTATTTCGGCTTCATGTGGTCGCATCCCGGCAAGAAGCTGCTGTTCATGGGCGGAGAGCTGGGTCAGCAGAAAGAGTGGAACCACGACGCGCAGCTGGACTGGGATTCCCTGAGCGATCCGCTGCCTGCCGGGCTGCAGAAGCTGGTGCGCGATCTGAACCATGCGCATGCAGAACTGCCCGCGCTGCACGAACGCGATGCCGATCCGGAAGGCTTCCGCTGGCTGATTGGCGATGACAACGGCAATGCGGTGTTCGCGTTCCTGCGCAGCAGCGGCGATCAGCACGTGCTGGCCGTCAGCAACATGACGCCCGTGCCGCGCGGCGGCTATCGGATCGGTGTGCCGCATGGCGGCCGCTGGCTCGAAGTCGTCAACAGCGACGCGGCAGTCTATGGCGGGTCGGGCGTGGGCAACAGCGGGGCGGTCCATGCAGAAGACATTCCGGCGCACGGCATGCCGTGCTCCGTGGTGCTGACGCTGCCGCCGCTATCGACCTTGCTGCTCAAGCCTGAAGGATAA
- the treZ gene encoding malto-oligosyltrehalose trehalohydrolase — protein sequence MTRPGQTRFAVWAPNAAAAVKVHLTPPQGEPMTLDMQADGQGGYVVEAPVGAGTRYRYQIGDDLKFPDPHSRLQAGDVHDDSVVVDPDAYAWRTTDWKGRPWSEVVLYELHPKAFGGFKGIQAALPKLAELGVTAVELMPIADFPGERNWGYDGVLPYAPDTAYGTPDDLKALVDAAHEQGLMIFLDVVYNHFGPDGNYLHAYASDFFREDLHTPWGPAIDFRRPQVRDFFTRNAMYWVNEYRFDGLRFDAVHAISEPDWLDEMAAAVRESVASDRHVHLVLEHDGNIASHLAKDFDAQWNDDGHHILHRIIAGETDGYYTDYADKPAEQLARCLSEGFIYQGQPSPHRDGELRGEPSGDLPPTAFVLFLQNHDQIGNRALGDRLITLAEKGAGMEALRAGVALCMLSPQIPMIFMGEEWGTRTPFLYFTSHNDELAEAVREGRRKEFAKFPAFADPAVRDNIPDPNAADTFEASVPPLTQSPGREGMLWWDYYRALLRLRREVLVPHLEGAVSIGAQAIGEVAVAARWRLANSQVYAMYVNFGPEAVDITPVVGGQLVFESATDTGRLAATGKLKAGATLVMLEDALEAIAQDSAA from the coding sequence TTGACGCGCCCCGGTCAAACACGATTTGCCGTCTGGGCGCCGAATGCGGCTGCCGCGGTCAAGGTGCATCTGACGCCGCCGCAAGGCGAGCCGATGACCCTCGACATGCAGGCCGACGGGCAGGGCGGGTACGTCGTGGAAGCGCCGGTCGGCGCGGGCACGCGCTACCGCTATCAGATCGGCGACGACCTGAAGTTTCCCGATCCCCACTCGCGCCTGCAGGCAGGCGACGTGCACGACGACAGTGTCGTCGTGGACCCGGACGCCTACGCCTGGCGCACGACCGACTGGAAGGGCCGCCCCTGGTCCGAAGTCGTGCTGTACGAATTGCACCCCAAGGCCTTCGGCGGCTTCAAGGGCATTCAGGCAGCGCTGCCGAAACTGGCCGAGCTGGGCGTGACCGCGGTGGAACTGATGCCGATCGCGGACTTTCCGGGCGAGCGCAATTGGGGCTATGACGGCGTCTTGCCCTATGCCCCGGATACCGCCTACGGCACGCCCGACGACCTGAAGGCGCTGGTGGATGCGGCCCATGAACAGGGCCTGATGATCTTCCTGGACGTGGTCTACAACCACTTCGGTCCTGATGGCAATTACCTGCATGCCTATGCGTCGGATTTTTTCCGCGAAGACTTGCACACGCCGTGGGGTCCGGCCATCGATTTCCGCCGGCCGCAGGTGCGCGACTTCTTTACGCGCAACGCCATGTATTGGGTCAACGAATACCGCTTTGACGGTCTGCGTTTCGATGCGGTGCATGCGATCTCGGAACCGGACTGGCTTGACGAGATGGCGGCGGCCGTACGCGAGTCGGTAGCTTCCGACCGGCACGTGCATCTGGTGCTCGAGCATGACGGCAACATCGCCAGTCACCTGGCCAAGGACTTCGATGCGCAGTGGAATGACGACGGCCACCACATCCTGCATCGGATCATTGCTGGCGAGACCGATGGCTACTACACGGACTATGCCGACAAGCCCGCCGAACAGCTGGCGCGTTGCCTGTCCGAAGGCTTCATCTATCAAGGCCAGCCGTCGCCCCATCGCGACGGCGAACTGCGCGGCGAACCGTCGGGCGACCTGCCGCCCACGGCGTTCGTGCTGTTCCTGCAGAACCACGATCAGATCGGCAACCGTGCGCTGGGTGATCGACTGATCACCCTGGCCGAGAAGGGCGCCGGCATGGAAGCGCTGCGGGCAGGCGTTGCCCTCTGCATGCTGTCGCCGCAGATCCCCATGATCTTCATGGGCGAAGAGTGGGGCACCCGCACGCCCTTCCTGTACTTCACCAGCCACAACGATGAACTGGCCGAAGCCGTACGCGAAGGACGCCGCAAGGAGTTCGCCAAGTTCCCGGCGTTTGCCGACCCGGCCGTGCGCGACAACATTCCCGATCCCAATGCCGCCGATACATTCGAGGCCTCGGTGCCGCCGCTGACGCAATCGCCTGGCCGCGAAGGCATGCTGTGGTGGGACTATTACCGCGCGCTGCTGCGCTTGCGGCGTGAAGTGCTGGTGCCGCATCTGGAAGGTGCGGTGTCCATCGGGGCCCAGGCCATCGGCGAGGTTGCCGTGGCCGCGCGGTGGCGTCTGGCCAATAGCCAGGTTTACGCCATGTACGTGAACTTCGGCCCCGAGGCCGTTGACATCACGCCGGTGGTGGGAGGCCAGCTGGTGTTCGAAAGCGCGACCGACACTGGTCGCCTGGCCGCGACCGGCAAGCTCAAGGCCGGCGCCACGCTGGTCATGCTCGAGGACGCGTTGGAGGCCATTGCACAGGACAGCGCAGCATGA
- the treS gene encoding maltose alpha-D-glucosyltransferase, with the protein MNKRSSFIHAANQGDPSWYKDAVIYQLHIKSFFDANNDGVGDFAGVMAKLDYIVELGVDTIWLLPFYPSPRRDDGYDIAEYRDVHEDYGSLADVRRFIAAAHERGLRIITELVVNHTSDQHPWFQRARAAKPGSAARNFYVWSDTDQAYSGTRIIFLDTEKSNWTWDPVAGAYFWHRFYSHQPDLNYDNPQVLKAVLSVMHFWLDLGVDGLRLDAVPYLVEREGTNNENLPETHDILRKIREDLDEHYEGKLLLAEANQWPEDAQEYFGTGDECHMSFHFPLMPRMYMAIAREDRFPITDIMRQTPEIPEGCQWAIFLRNHDELTLEMVTSSERDYLWNVYAADRRARINLGIRRRLAPLLERDRRRIELMNSLLLTMPGTPVIYYGDEIGMGDNIHLGDRDGVRTPMQWSPDRNGGFSRADPQSLVLPPLRDTLYGYEAVNVESQARDPHSLLNWMRRMLAKRREYNAFGRGKLRFIYPGNRQILAYLREHNDDTLLCVANLSHAPQAVELDLAEFEGRVPVELTGGNTFPAIGKLTYLLTLPPYGFYWFSLSATASPPSWHAAAAEQQMEFHTLVIRGKTGYQLMESSRRTLDHEALPTYLRRRRWFASKDEKVQSATIVYGARLPNREQELYMAEIEVDLGSRKERYALPLALLWVENLEGLPLQLALARVRRTSLVGMVTDAFSQREFALAMVEGIMGSAELASPVGADNGGKTTIKFVRQAGLEDLTVNADTQVRWLSAEQSNSSLIIDSTAVFKLVRRVTPGIHPEAEITRYLTSLGFENIASLMGEVVRVDEDGTPHTLGLLQKYVTNQGDAWAWTMAYLSKALDNAVLTDESLEDYDQELLGYAAFAGIMGKRLAELHAAFSRPTDDEAFSPEPASEADVAQWTDEVTAMLNRAFDQLAANTQWTDGATEGTAKALVARRKEVLAGVAGLAKRGLGALRTRTHGDFHLGQVLVAQSDAYLIDFEGEPARSLEERRRKTSPLRDVAGLLRSFDYAAAAMSTAPEAQVLGTAPSVQATSGKQKKDLLLARFREQASAAFLDGYRQVAVLAENKWYEGSAESALLDLFLIEKAAYEICYEAANRPTWICIPLRGLDQLAQRLTPTASEDRHDAV; encoded by the coding sequence ATGAACAAGCGCTCAAGTTTCATCCACGCGGCCAACCAGGGCGATCCGTCCTGGTACAAGGACGCCGTGATCTATCAGCTCCACATCAAGTCGTTCTTTGACGCGAACAATGACGGGGTGGGGGACTTTGCCGGGGTGATGGCCAAGCTCGACTACATTGTCGAACTCGGTGTCGACACCATCTGGCTGCTGCCGTTCTATCCGTCGCCGCGGCGTGACGACGGCTACGACATCGCCGAATACCGCGATGTGCACGAAGACTACGGTTCCCTGGCCGACGTCCGGCGGTTCATTGCAGCTGCCCACGAGCGCGGGCTGCGCATCATTACCGAACTGGTGGTGAACCATACGTCGGACCAGCATCCCTGGTTCCAGCGCGCCCGTGCCGCCAAGCCCGGATCGGCCGCCCGCAACTTCTACGTGTGGTCGGATACCGACCAGGCCTACTCGGGCACCCGGATCATTTTCCTGGACACCGAAAAGTCCAACTGGACGTGGGACCCGGTGGCCGGCGCCTACTTCTGGCACCGCTTCTATTCGCACCAGCCCGATTTGAACTACGACAACCCGCAAGTGCTCAAGGCCGTGCTGTCGGTCATGCACTTCTGGCTGGACCTGGGGGTGGACGGCCTGCGTCTGGATGCCGTGCCCTACCTGGTGGAACGCGAAGGCACGAACAACGAAAACCTGCCTGAAACGCACGACATTCTGCGCAAGATCCGCGAAGACCTGGACGAGCACTACGAAGGCAAGCTGCTGCTGGCCGAGGCCAATCAGTGGCCGGAAGATGCGCAGGAATACTTCGGCACCGGCGACGAATGCCACATGTCTTTCCACTTCCCGCTGATGCCGCGCATGTACATGGCGATCGCGCGGGAAGACCGCTTCCCGATCACCGACATCATGCGGCAGACCCCGGAAATTCCGGAAGGCTGCCAGTGGGCGATTTTCCTGCGCAACCATGATGAGCTGACGCTCGAAATGGTGACCAGCAGCGAGCGTGACTACCTGTGGAACGTGTATGCGGCCGACCGCCGTGCGCGGATCAACCTGGGTATCCGCCGCCGCCTGGCTCCGTTGCTGGAACGCGACCGCCGCCGTATCGAACTGATGAACAGTCTGCTGCTGACGATGCCGGGCACCCCCGTCATCTACTACGGCGATGAAATCGGCATGGGCGACAACATCCACCTGGGCGACCGGGACGGGGTGCGTACGCCAATGCAATGGTCCCCCGACCGCAACGGCGGCTTTTCACGCGCCGACCCGCAAAGCCTGGTGCTGCCGCCGCTGCGCGACACCTTGTACGGCTACGAAGCCGTCAACGTCGAATCCCAGGCGCGCGATCCGCATTCGCTGTTGAACTGGATGCGCCGCATGCTGGCCAAGCGCCGCGAGTACAACGCGTTTGGCCGCGGCAAGTTGCGCTTCATCTATCCGGGCAACCGCCAGATCCTGGCCTACCTGCGCGAGCACAATGACGACACACTGCTGTGCGTGGCAAACCTGTCGCATGCCCCGCAGGCCGTCGAGCTGGACCTGGCCGAATTCGAAGGCCGCGTGCCGGTCGAACTGACGGGTGGCAACACCTTCCCGGCCATCGGCAAGCTGACCTATCTGCTGACCCTGCCGCCTTACGGCTTCTACTGGTTCTCGCTCAGCGCCACCGCATCGCCGCCGTCGTGGCATGCGGCTGCGGCCGAACAGCAGATGGAATTCCACACGCTGGTGATCCGCGGCAAGACGGGCTACCAGCTGATGGAAAGCTCGCGCCGCACGCTGGACCACGAAGCGCTGCCCACGTATCTGCGCCGCCGCCGCTGGTTCGCCTCGAAAGACGAAAAGGTGCAATCCGCAACTATCGTCTACGGTGCGCGCCTGCCCAACCGCGAGCAGGAACTGTACATGGCCGAGATCGAAGTCGATCTGGGCTCGCGCAAGGAACGCTACGCCTTGCCGCTGGCGCTGCTGTGGGTCGAAAACCTGGAAGGCCTGCCGCTGCAACTGGCCCTGGCCCGCGTCCGCCGCACGTCGCTGGTGGGCATGGTCACCGACGCGTTCAGCCAGCGCGAATTTGCACTCGCCATGGTCGAAGGCATCATGGGCAGCGCCGAGCTGGCCAGCCCGGTAGGCGCCGACAACGGCGGCAAGACCACGATCAAGTTCGTGCGTCAGGCCGGCCTGGAAGACCTGACCGTCAATGCCGACACGCAAGTGCGCTGGCTGTCGGCCGAACAGTCGAACAGCTCGCTGATCATTGATTCGACGGCGGTGTTCAAGCTGGTCCGCCGTGTTACGCCGGGCATCCATCCCGAAGCGGAAATCACGCGCTACCTGACGTCGCTGGGCTTCGAGAACATTGCGTCGCTGATGGGCGAAGTGGTGCGCGTGGACGAAGACGGCACGCCGCATACCCTGGGTCTGCTGCAGAAGTACGTGACCAACCAGGGTGATGCCTGGGCCTGGACCATGGCCTATCTATCGAAGGCGCTGGACAACGCCGTGCTGACCGACGAAAGCCTGGAAGACTACGACCAGGAACTGCTGGGCTATGCGGCCTTTGCCGGCATCATGGGCAAGCGTCTGGCCGAATTGCATGCCGCGTTCTCGCGCCCCACCGACGACGAAGCGTTCTCGCCCGAGCCCGCTTCCGAAGCCGACGTGGCGCAGTGGACCGACGAAGTCACCGCGATGTTGAATCGCGCCTTCGATCAGCTGGCCGCCAACACCCAGTGGACCGACGGCGCCACCGAAGGCACGGCCAAGGCCCTGGTCGCCCGCCGCAAGGAAGTGCTGGCCGGCGTGGCCGGTCTGGCCAAACGTGGCCTGGGCGCGCTGCGCACCCGCACCCATGGTGACTTCCACCTGGGTCAGGTGCTGGTCGCGCAAAGCGATGCCTACCTGATCGACTTTGAAGGCGAACCGGCCCGGTCGCTGGAAGAACGCCGCCGCAAGACCAGCCCGCTGCGTGACGTGGCCGGCCTGCTGCGATCGTTCGACTATGCCGCCGCCGCCATGAGCACCGCGCCCGAAGCGCAGGTGCTGGGGACGGCCCCGTCGGTGCAGGCCACCAGTGGCAAGCAGAAGAAAGACCTGCTGCTGGCCCGCTTCCGCGAGCAGGCGTCCGCCGCTTTCCTGGACGGCTACCGCCAGGTTGCGGTGCTGGCCGAGAACAAGTGGTATGAAGGCAGCGCAGAATCCGCACTGCTCGATCTGTTCCTGATCGAAAAGGCGGCCTACGAGATCTGCTACGAAGCGGCCAACCGTCCGACCTGGATCTGCATCCCGCTGCGAGGCCTTGACCAATTGGCGCAACGCCTCACCCCGACTGCTTCCGAGGATCGCCATGACGCCGTATGA